A stretch of the Panicum virgatum strain AP13 chromosome 9N, P.virgatum_v5, whole genome shotgun sequence genome encodes the following:
- the LOC120687561 gene encoding uncharacterized protein LOC120687561 — MPSKASMLLLVARAARSVAAATGRFARVAEQAALPPKARATAAASPAPDRVGAADLLLHRSAAGSPPPAAAATPPAASAVPRAINGGIGPGIRLNEVLMPKAKFVAQEKDLESDEAMWALYERWCKFFNQKRDRDEMVRRFNKFKDTARLVHRTNNDNLRFKLAINKFADGKLREKCANPDGHVVMIAKKVGESPTTVLLRPGDRFLRKVYADYKVVNGKVFVFYPPKGSKRGCYEELSVEYEVFDGRLFVDLPEGHELVIPSADLL; from the exons ATGCCATCGAAAGCTTCCATGCTCTTGCTGGTCGCCCGTGCCGCCCGCTCAGTTGCGGCGGCCACAGGTCGCTTTGCCCGTGTGGCTGAGCAGGCCGCCCTGCCTCCCAAggcgagggcgacggcggcggcatctcCTGCTCCAGATCGTGTTGGCGCCGCAGATCTTCTCCTGCATCGTTCAGCCGCCGGCTCACCTCCCCCCGCCGCGGCTGCAACTCCCCCCGCCGCGTCTGCAGTTCCCCGGGCCATCAACGGCGGGATCGGCCCCGGAATCCGGTTAAATG AGGTACTCATGCCCAAAGCAAAATTCGTGGCACAAGAGAAGGACCTTGAATCGGATGAAGCCATGTGGGCCCTGTATGAGCGCTGGTGCAAGTTTTTTAACCAGAAGCGTGACCGGGATGAGATGGTTCGCCGGTTCAACAAATTCAAGGACACTGCGCGGCTTGTCCACCGTACCAACAATGATAATCTGCGCTTCAAATTGGCAATAAACAAATTTGCTGATGGAAAGCTCAGGGAGAAGTGTGCTAATCCTGATGGCCATGTTGTTATGATTGCGAAGAAGGTTGGCGAGTCACCGACAACGGTTCTTCTCAGACCTGGAGACAGATTTTTGAGAAAAGTCTATGCAGATTACAAAGTGGTCAATGGAAAAGTGTTTGTGTTCTATCCTCCTAAGGGCAGCAAAAGAGGATGTTATGAGGAACTCTCTGTCGAGTATGAAGTTTTTGATGGCAGATTGTTTGTGGATCTACCTGAGGGGCATGAGCTGGTAATCCCAAGTGCCGACCTCCTCTGA